Within Acidimicrobiia bacterium, the genomic segment CAAAGCCGCTACCCGGCTCTCATCGTCGGGAATCACCCGGAACTCAATGCCATCTAGATAGGGCAACTGGTCACCGTTAGCAGCCGTCATCCAATAGTTCTCGTTGCGCTTCACCACCAGGCGGTCATCACGAGTCCACGACACAAACTCGAAAGGCCCTGTGCCAACCGGACGGTTTCCAAAGCCTTCCGGGTCGGCCTCATAAGCTTCACGCGAAATCGGATAGCCGATATTGGCCCGAATAAGGTCAGGGAAACCGGCATTTGGTTCGCTAAGTACATATTTCACGGTGAGATCATCGACAATCTCCATGCCCGTCACCCCAGCATTCACCAAGGTGCCACGGTTGCGAGCACCCTCAGCAAAGTGCAGTGTGTCGAAGTTCCACTTCAAGGTCTCGGCATCGAGTGGTGTGCCGTCGTGGAATTGCACCCCCTCACGTAAGGTCACGGTCCACTCGGTCAGTTCATCGTTGGCTTCTAGTGATTCGGCCAAGAAGGGCTTATACAAACCATTGGCATCGAGGTTCACCAGCGGATCGTAAATCGACAAGGCAATGATGGTGCCCGGAGCAGCAAATGAACCTTTCCCAGGGGTCCACTCGTTGGTTTCGGTTTCTACCCCCACCACAATCTTGCCGCCATAGGAAGGCGACACCTCTTCTTCGGGCTCGCTGGTTTCACCACCACTTGGCTTGGTGGTACTGGTTCCTCCCGAGGAGGCATCGTCGTTGTCGTTCCCCCCACAGGCACCAGCAACGATCGCTAAAGCAGCCATCAACGCCAACAGCCGCATCAGGCCTTTTCGCTTTCTAGTCAAAGCAACTCCCCCAATTAATTGTCAGTTGATTAATAACGTTTGTTATTTACACGTACCAATTATTTATCAGAGGTAAGCCTGCCACACAAGCTGGCCTGATTCGAAGCCTTACATGAGAAAAACCCCGCTTTTATTATGGAGCTAACAAAAGCGGGGTTTTTCTAAATCACAGCTAGGTTCTCACTGCCCACTACCCAGTAGGGGCCATGCCCTCGAAACACTTGGCACCAACAGTGCTTGGCGTTCCGAGGACGCTCAACAAAGAGCCCTCAACAAAGAGCCCACGTTGGGGCCTACTTAGCGATGAAGGCCGTGTAATAACGAGCGATACCGTCTGGGGTACCAGTACCCTCAGTGCCGTCTGGGAAAAGCCAGTCTGGGATTCCGAGCACGTCTTTGCGGTAGCCAATCAAAGTCGGAGTACCCGAGTTCCAAATGTGGGGAACTTGCTCGGAAACCACGGTGCTGATCTCAGCCATAGCCTCGTAGCGATCACTGAACGCCGAACTTTCACGCAGGCGCACCAGGGCATCATCGATACGAGGATCGGTGAAGTTGGAGACGTTGCCAGGTGTGGTGTCGGAAGGACCAAAGTAGGCCAGCATATTGAGAAGGGGATCGCCTTCGCCACCACTTGAACGCCAGCAAGCGATCTGGAAGGTGCCTTTACGAGGTGGATCGGTGTCGGCGCTGCCCACCACGTTGGCCACCATGGTGGCCTGGTCAACCTGAATCAACTCAAGATCAATACCAATGCCTTGCCACTGGTTCTGCAAAAGCTGAGCCGTTTGCATGAGGCTCGGGTCTGGCTGGCACTGATAAACGATATTGATGGGGTCGCCAGGGGCCTTACCATCAGAACGGTCCGGGTCAGCACGATATTCTTCCACCAACTCGGTGGCACGTTCCGGGTTTAACTCGGAAGCACCTGGGTAGTCGGCCACGGCTTCGGCAGAAAACCACGGACTATCTTCAGAGAAGAAACCGTTCGCCAGAGGCACTAAGCCATCATCGTCGCGGACCTTAGCAATAGCGTCACGATCGTTCACATAGGCCAAGGCCTGGCGAATTCGCAGGTCGTCTAGGGGTGGCGAAAGGGTGTTCAACAAGCTGTTTGACGACTGGTTACCGGCATACAGGCTGGCTTCGAAACCGCCATCTTCCACCATGCCCAACACCTTCTTGATGCTTGGGCCGCGCAGAGTTTGAATCACCTGAATGTCATCGGCCGACAGGGCGGCGGTACGGCTCTGGTCATCGGGAATTACCCGGAACTCAATGCCATCAAGGTAAGGCAACTGATCGCCATTGACAGCGGTTTGCCAGTAGTTTTCGTTCCGCTTCACGACTAAGCGGTCATCACGGCTCCAAGAGACAAACTCGAAAGGTCCGGTACCTACAGGATGGTTGCCAAAACCTTCAGGGTCGGCCTCATAAGCGGTGGGTGAAACGGGATAGCCCACGTAGCTGCGCAGATATTCTGGGAAGGCAGCGTTCGGACCACTGAGGGTGTACTTAACGGTCAGATCGTCAACTATCTCCATGCCAGTGGTACCAGCGTTAAGCAGAGTTCCCCGGTTGCGCACACCTTCGGCGAAGTGCAGGTTGTCCCAGTTCCACTTCAGCGCTTCGGCATCGAGGGTCGTGCCGTCGTGGAATTGCACTCCTTCACGCAAAGTGAGCGTCCACTCTGAAAGATCTTCGTTCGGCTCCATCGACTCGGCCAAGAAGGGGCGGAATCGGCCTTCTGGGTCAAGCGCAATTAGTGGATCGTAAAAGCTGAGGGCGATCATGGCGCCGGGGGCCGTGAAGGTACCACTCTTTGGATCCCATTCGTCGGTTTCGGTTTCCACGCCCACCACGATTTTGCCGCCGTAGGAGGCCTCTACATCTTGGTTTTCATCGCCACCTGTTTTACCGGGCTGGATTGCGGTTGAAGGGGTATTGGAACCAGATTCCTTATCACCATTATCACTTCCACAAGCGGCTCCAAAAACCGCTAATGACATCAGTACTGCTAATAGCCGAAGACCTAATCGGCGTGGCCTACTACTCAAGAATTTCTCCTTATTGGCACTGGGCTTAGCCAACTACGAAAAGCCCCCCAATTGATTAGTTCGATTAACTAACCAACCCGGTCATGACATCACGGCTTCTTGTTGACATGCAAAATAATAGTGACAAAATTCACTTATTAACAATTTGTCAATAACGGTTGTTATGAGAAAGACGCCCATTCACGGGCATTGCAGCCTTTAATCGCCCTGAACGGACGGCCAGCGAGTACGGTTGATACATGCAAGGACGGCATCGATGACAGGCATTTATCTCTTTGCCTTGGCCGCGGGTCTACCTCTTATTATCTGGTCGCTGCTATCGGGGGGTGACCACGGCGATGGCGGATACGACAGCAATTACGAACTCGGAAGCGGCGATTTCAGCGGTGGCGATCTCGCCGGTGACCTTGGCGGCGGCTTCGGAGGCGGCGATGTGGGTGGTGACATCGGCCTAGGCGATATCAACATCGACACCGGCGACCTTGGTACTGGTCACGGCGGCCTATCTCATGTGGGAGACCACGGCGCTTATGGCACTCACGAAGGTTTTGGGGCCATCATGCTGCGCCTCTTTCCCCTCAGCTCCATTTCAATATTCCTGTCCGTTTTCGGCATGACTGGGGTTGCCCTTGGCCTAGTTGGGAACTCGACTGTAACCACCCTCGGGTTTGCCCTCGCGCTTGGACTTGGTGCCGGAGCATTAAACAGCACCGTGTTTTCATATCTACACAAGAGCGAGTCAAACACCGCTGTAAGCGATTCGTCGCTAATGGGTGCCACCGGACACGTGGTGCTGCCTATTGGCATCTCGCGACGAGGTCGTGTTGCGCTAAGTATGCACGGCCAAACGGTTTACCTAAGCGCTCAACTGCTCGAAAGTGAAAACGGCACAAATCGCCTCGACATACACGCACCAGTTTTGGTGGTTGAAGTTAAGCACGGAATAGCAACCGTCGTCCCCATAGAAGAAAACTTAACCTAATCTAACGAGATACCGCCCTGGAGGAATTACCTATGACCGGCCTAGTACTTGGCTCGATTCTCGCCTTCATCATCATCGTGGTCATCTCGGTGGTGAACAACCTCATCATCATTTGCCCACCAAACCGCGTAGCGGTGATTTCAGGGCGTACCCGACAACTAAGCGATGGTCGCACTGTTGGTTACCGTGCTATCCGGGGTGGTCGAACCCTACGGGTGCCGCTTTTGGAACGGGTGGAATGGATGGAACTGAACACCATTCCAATTGAGGTGTCAGTGCAAAACGCCTACTCGAAAGGTGCCATTCCCCTCAATGTGCAAGGCATTGCCAACGTTAAGGTTTCAAGCCTTGAAGGGCTTCTGCAAAACTCGGTAGAACGATTTCTAGACGTGCCGCAATCAGAAATAGCAGCCATTGCCAAAGAAACCCTAGAAGCCAACCTTCGAGGCGTGTTGGCCACACTCACTCCCGAAGAAGTCAACGAAGATCGACTGAAATTCGCCGAAACCTTGATCGACGAAGCAGACGACGACATCAAGACCTTGGGCCTAGAACTCGACGTACTGAAAATCCAAAATGTGACCGACGAGGTGGGCTACCTCGACTCGGTTGGACGTCGCCGCACCGCAGAAGTATTAAAAGAAGCCCGCGTGGCTGAAGCACAACGCACCGCAGAAGCCGAAGAATCAGAGGCCCTCTCACGTCAGCGTGCCGAAATCGCCCGAGCCCAAGCCGACCTGCAAATTGTGGAAAAGCGGAACCTTCTTCGAGTGCGCGAGGCCGAACTTGAAGCTCTGGCAGCCGCGGCCGAATCAGAAGCGTTGGTAGCCGGTGAAAAAGCCCGGGTGATTGCCGAACAAGAACTTGAAACCGAACGGGTCAAGCGTGAAACACAGCGTTTGGAAGCCGACGTGGTTGCTCCCGCTAAAGCCGATCTGGAAGCCAAGGAGCTGGCCGCTAAGGCCGAAGCCGCCAAGATCATCGAGTCGGGTAACGCTCAAGTTGAAGTATTCCGCCGATTGGTTAACCAATATCAGGAAGCAGGCGAAGATGCGCAGCGAGTATTCGTCTTGCAGATGCTGCCCGACTTGATCGAAAAGATCACCAATACCGTCAGCTCGGTCGACATCGACAAAATTTCAATCATCGATTCTGGCGGCACGGGCTCGGGCATTCCCGGCATGATGGGGCAACTACCCGGTGCGGTGATCAACCTGGTGGAACAGGTTGAAAATGCGACTGGTGTCGACCTGCTAAAAGCGCTGCGCCACACGCCGACCCAGCCCGCTACCCAGGTGGTCGCGGTGGAAACTAACTCCACTGACCACGAAGGGCCGAATACTCCTTAGACCACCGTTTCTTGATGCAAGGCTAAGCGCCAGCGCCCATCATTAAACACGTAGGTGCTGGCCACAATGGCTTGATATTCTGACGCGAAATCGCGACGTGCCTGTACTCGATAAGTGAGCACCGCCGCTTCAGCACCAAGTGTCATAACCACCGGGTTGCGCAGCTTGAACCATGACCACGGCGGCATGTCCATGGCATCAAGGGCTGCTTCATGCTGCAGGAGACCGGCCCCAGGCAGCACCATTAGCGCATCGTCGGTCAACAATGAGCTGTAATAGGCCCGACCTCGCCCTTGATGTTGTGCCTCCCACCCTTCGGTCTCTAGCTGAAGCAGCACTTCTTGGAGCTCATTATGTGTAGCCATCACAATGTCCTTATCGTTGTACCGGCACGACCAGCGTTCCGACGCTCCACCTAGGGCGTCGCCTCGTCAACAAACTACAACCCGAACCGGAGGTTCATAGGTGTTATCTCAGTATCCACAGGCCATAGTTCTAGCTTCGGCATCGCCTCGCCGACTAGAGCTGCTACGCCAAATTGGGCTTCGACCCATTGTGGAGCCAGCAGATATTGATGAAACCTTCGACCCTACGCTGCCATTAACTGATGCTCTGGTGACACTTGCCGAGAACAAAGCTAACCATGTGGCCAAACGCTACGCCGCCAACGTCACCCATTTCGCACCGGTGGTAATTGGTGCCGACACCGTGGTGGTTCTAGACGGCCAAACCATTGGAAAGCCCACAAGCGCGAAAGATGCGGCCCAGACTCTAAGCGCACTCGGTGGACGCACCCACCAAGTGATGACAGGTGTCAGCGTTATTGACACCAATAGCGGGGAACGTTACCAAGGGTTGGCCACCACCGATGTAACCATGCGTGCACTAGAAACCAATGAAATTGATGATTATGTGGCTAGCGGGGAAGCTTTCGATAAGGCCGGGGCGTACGCGATACAGGGTCAAGCCGCCGTTTTCATTGAAGAGATTAAAGGTGACTACTCGAATGTGGTTGGCCTGCCCGTGGCGATTGTTTACCAACTGCTTCGCCAGATCAACAAAGCTCGATAACCTCAAAGTGTGATTGCGACGCTGGGCGACCTGCTTGAAGATATCGTGGTACGGCCAATCGTGGCCCCCGAAGCTGGTACCGACACCCCTTCCCTAATCGACCATCGCCGTGGTGGCAGCGCCGCAAATGTGGCGGCCATGGTGTCTCGTCGGGGTGGACAAGCACGCTTTATTGGCTGTGTGGGCCAAGATGCTCGCGGCGCAGCGCTAGTGCACGAACTTTCAAGTGATGGTGTTGACCTGCGTGTTTCCTATTCGGCCGTAGAACCAACGGGCACCATTGTGGTCACCATCGATTCCCTGGGCGAGCGCAGCTTTTACACCAGCCGTGGAGCATCAACCCAGCTCATGGACTATCGGCCGGACTGGCTCGATGGCGTCAGCGCCTTGCACATCCCGGCCTATTCATTTAGCCAGGAACCAATCTCACTGACCGCCACCACCACGGCCATCAACGCCCGAAACCGGGGCATCCAGATCAGCCTCGATGCATCCTCTACTGGCCTGTTGATGGACATGCCTCCCGATGCTTTTCATGCTTTGGTACGGGTACTTGAACCCGATGTGGTGGTGGCGAACGCCTCTGAAGCAGCCCTCTTGGGTCTGAGGGAAGGCAAACCACAACGAGGTGCCAAATTGACCATCATCACCCGCGGCGCCAATGCAACCTTGCTCATTGAACCCGATGGCACCACCCATGCCGTAGATGTTGAACCGGTCGACACGGTGATCGATACCACCGGCGCGGGGGATGCTTTTACCTCAGGCTGGCTGATGGCGCGAACCGCCGGTGCTGACATCCATGAAGCCACACAACAAGGTCATGAACTGGCCGCTTTAGTCTTGAACCAAACCGGTGCATCGATTCCGCCACTGACTTCCGCCTCAGGGGCCGAAGCTCGCAACGCTGCCGAGACCTCGAACACCAAATGACCCGCCAAGAAAGTAGCTCGCTATGAACAACCTGGTTGTGGCCGACGAAGTGGCCGACGCCCTGCACGACAAGCGCCCTGTGGTGGCCTTGGAATCAACCATTTTTTCTAACCTAGGTTTGCCGTCGCCAGCCAATGCCGACGCGCTTGACCGCTGTCTCGCTGCCATTCGCAACAACGGTGGGGTACCGGCGGTAACGGCGGTGCTTGATGGCGTCCCTCGCCTGGGTATCACCCCCGATGAGCACGAGCGAATCTTAGGTAATGGGCGCAAAGCTGCCGCCCGTGATTTGTCAGTGGCCATTGGTCAGCACTGGTCTTTTGGGGCCACCACCGTTTCGGCTGCCTTGAGCTTGGCCTCAGCCGGTGGGGTGCAAGTATTTGCAACCGGCGGAATTGGAGGAGTTCACCGCGATTCAGCTAGCACCGGTGATATTTCAGCCGACCTTGGCGCAATCGCAACGAAACCATTAGTAACGGTATGTGCTGGGGCCAAGGTCTTTCTCGACCTGCCCGCCACTTTGGAACACCTCGAAACGTTGGGAGTGCCGGTGCTTGGCTGGCGAACAAACGAGTTCCCGGCCTTTACTACGCCCACTAGCGGCCTGCCGATTCACACTCGGGTAGAAGATGCCAGCGAAGTAGCCCGTATCGTGAGGGCATCGGCACAACTTGGTCTTGCCACCGGAACGCTAGTTACGGTGCCCATTAAAGCGGAAGACGGCCTCTCCCAGTCCGAAATCGATCAGGCCTTGCAAGCAGCGCTTGACGCCGTTACTGAAGCTGGCATCGTTGGTCCAGCTGTTACGCCGTTTGTGTTAGAACACATTGCCGCCACAACCGAGGGTCGCTCGGTGCCTGCCAACTTAGCTTTAGCTGAACAAAATGCGATGGTAGCTACCGAGATCGCCAGCGCGCTGCTCGACCTAGACGAATAGCGCCGAGCGTGTGGCGTGTGCGGGTCAACACCAGTTAGAGGCTGCGCGTGTGAACGGTGGAGAACGCTGCCGATCTTGGTTTGAGCACCGCGTTGTTGATGTTCTTTGTGCCGCGATTAGGAACTTAGCAACGACGCTAAGGCCCAAATAGCAGCTACTGCGCCTATGGCCGCATAAATCAACGATCGGGCTAGCGGGGGCCGTTCCAGATCGCCTTCTTTGCGGGCTTGGGGGGGCCGCAATAACGCCGCCAAATTACCCACTAAGAGGGCAGCACCCACCGCGAAGATAAGCCACGG encodes:
- a CDS encoding ABC transporter substrate-binding protein, encoding MSSRPRRLGLRLLAVLMSLAVFGAACGSDNGDKESGSNTPSTAIQPGKTGGDENQDVEASYGGKIVVGVETETDEWDPKSGTFTAPGAMIALSFYDPLIALDPEGRFRPFLAESMEPNEDLSEWTLTLREGVQFHDGTTLDAEALKWNWDNLHFAEGVRNRGTLLNAGTTGMEIVDDLTVKYTLSGPNAAFPEYLRSYVGYPVSPTAYEADPEGFGNHPVGTGPFEFVSWSRDDRLVVKRNENYWQTAVNGDQLPYLDGIEFRVIPDDQSRTAALSADDIQVIQTLRGPSIKKVLGMVEDGGFEASLYAGNQSSNSLLNTLSPPLDDLRIRQALAYVNDRDAIAKVRDDDGLVPLANGFFSEDSPWFSAEAVADYPGASELNPERATELVEEYRADPDRSDGKAPGDPINIVYQCQPDPSLMQTAQLLQNQWQGIGIDLELIQVDQATMVANVVGSADTDPPRKGTFQIACWRSSGGEGDPLLNMLAYFGPSDTTPGNVSNFTDPRIDDALVRLRESSAFSDRYEAMAEISTVVSEQVPHIWNSGTPTLIGYRKDVLGIPDWLFPDGTEGTGTPDGIARYYTAFIAK
- a CDS encoding carbohydrate kinase family protein; the protein is MIATLGDLLEDIVVRPIVAPEAGTDTPSLIDHRRGGSAANVAAMVSRRGGQARFIGCVGQDARGAALVHELSSDGVDLRVSYSAVEPTGTIVVTIDSLGERSFYTSRGASTQLMDYRPDWLDGVSALHIPAYSFSQEPISLTATTTAINARNRGIQISLDASSTGLLMDMPPDAFHALVRVLEPDVVVANASEAALLGLREGKPQRGAKLTIITRGANATLLIEPDGTTHAVDVEPVDTVIDTTGAGDAFTSGWLMARTAGADIHEATQQGHELAALVLNQTGASIPPLTSASGAEARNAAETSNTK
- a CDS encoding SPFH domain-containing protein, with product MTGLVLGSILAFIIIVVISVVNNLIIICPPNRVAVISGRTRQLSDGRTVGYRAIRGGRTLRVPLLERVEWMELNTIPIEVSVQNAYSKGAIPLNVQGIANVKVSSLEGLLQNSVERFLDVPQSEIAAIAKETLEANLRGVLATLTPEEVNEDRLKFAETLIDEADDDIKTLGLELDVLKIQNVTDEVGYLDSVGRRRTAEVLKEARVAEAQRTAEAEESEALSRQRAEIARAQADLQIVEKRNLLRVREAELEALAAAAESEALVAGEKARVIAEQELETERVKRETQRLEADVVAPAKADLEAKELAAKAEAAKIIESGNAQVEVFRRLVNQYQEAGEDAQRVFVLQMLPDLIEKITNTVSSVDIDKISIIDSGGTGSGIPGMMGQLPGAVINLVEQVENATGVDLLKALRHTPTQPATQVVAVETNSTDHEGPNTP
- a CDS encoding Maf family protein, with the translated sequence MLSQYPQAIVLASASPRRLELLRQIGLRPIVEPADIDETFDPTLPLTDALVTLAENKANHVAKRYAANVTHFAPVVIGADTVVVLDGQTIGKPTSAKDAAQTLSALGGRTHQVMTGVSVIDTNSGERYQGLATTDVTMRALETNEIDDYVASGEAFDKAGAYAIQGQAAVFIEEIKGDYSNVVGLPVAIVYQLLRQINKAR
- a CDS encoding pseudouridine-5'-phosphate glycosidase, whose product is MNNLVVADEVADALHDKRPVVALESTIFSNLGLPSPANADALDRCLAAIRNNGGVPAVTAVLDGVPRLGITPDEHERILGNGRKAAARDLSVAIGQHWSFGATTVSAALSLASAGGVQVFATGGIGGVHRDSASTGDISADLGAIATKPLVTVCAGAKVFLDLPATLEHLETLGVPVLGWRTNEFPAFTTPTSGLPIHTRVEDASEVARIVRASAQLGLATGTLVTVPIKAEDGLSQSEIDQALQAALDAVTEAGIVGPAVTPFVLEHIAATTEGRSVPANLALAEQNAMVATEIASALLDLDE
- a CDS encoding nuclear transport factor 2 family protein yields the protein MATHNELQEVLLQLETEGWEAQHQGRGRAYYSSLLTDDALMVLPGAGLLQHEAALDAMDMPPWSWFKLRNPVVMTLGAEAAVLTYRVQARRDFASEYQAIVASTYVFNDGRWRLALHQETVV